A stretch of Marinitoga litoralis DNA encodes these proteins:
- a CDS encoding TetR/AcrR family transcriptional regulator, protein MVSDIKNKKNAYKEQRKKEIAENALDLIISKGLSSFTMDDVARETGVSKGTLYLYFDSKDTLIITAFGILVERLKNYIGKLIPKETSKEEKAKAVIKLYSKIIKEFPSDDLLRLFEILINSIHNKKRIKELGELFHEYYSQLFELWSEFVPNKTIAIILQAMIDGIGIYKSVGVEFEEGELCPSLEYIIGKIIS, encoded by the coding sequence ATGGTATCTGACATTAAAAACAAAAAAAATGCATATAAAGAACAAAGAAAAAAAGAAATTGCTGAAAATGCTTTAGATTTAATTATCTCAAAAGGATTATCAAGTTTTACAATGGATGATGTAGCTAGAGAAACAGGAGTTTCTAAAGGGACATTATATTTATACTTTGATAGCAAAGACACTTTAATAATTACAGCTTTTGGAATATTAGTAGAAAGATTGAAAAATTATATTGGAAAATTAATACCAAAAGAAACTTCAAAAGAAGAAAAAGCTAAAGCTGTTATTAAATTATATTCAAAAATAATAAAAGAATTTCCATCTGATGATCTTTTAAGACTTTTTGAGATTTTAATAAATTCTATTCATAATAAAAAAAGAATTAAAGAGCTCGGAGAATTATTTCATGAATATTATTCTCAATTATTTGAACTTTGGTCAGAATTTGTACCAAATAAAACTATAGCTATTATATTACAAGCAATGATTGATGGTATTGGTATTTATAAGTCAGTTGGTGTTGAATTTGAAGAAGGTGAATTATGTCCATCTTTAGAATATATTATAGGAAAAATTATATCTTAA
- a CDS encoding radical SAM protein, translating into MKILDSMKSMMMKQSAKLVTNVVRNAEVEDLGKLLRTLANFAKEPAKSGLRKLAEGAENRDPMLVNWSQTFKKANPKVVEKIVNNLIINEFAVGEKVRQEKMHEHEVVLPKLAVISPTYACNLRCVGCYAGLYGHKYQLSKDELFSVIRQFNELGIYFFVITGGEPFIYPHLFEMLEEFNDSYFMIYTNGTLIDEEKAKRLAELGNATLSISVEGFEEMTDWRRGKGVFKKVLNAWELLTKYGVIYGASVTATRKNHDLIMSDEFWNFLKENNVAYVWIYQFMPVGMDPTMDLVPTPEQRYERFEVTEKKRLGGEFAFVADFWNHGFLTHGCLAAGAKYLHINAKGYAEPCVFQQFAVDNIREKSIIEIIKSPFFEAYKRTIPYSNNLFRPCPIIDNPKVFRSMVKKFNAIPQHPGSEKVVTELAPEIDKLAEGWKEYAEKLWYERGYAEKYPSKRGVYNYETRMKRYANNEDKLALDKKG; encoded by the coding sequence ATGAAAATCCTTGATAGTATGAAAAGTATGATGATGAAGCAATCAGCTAAATTAGTAACAAATGTTGTGAGAAATGCAGAAGTGGAAGATTTAGGTAAATTATTAAGAACATTGGCTAATTTCGCCAAAGAACCTGCAAAAAGCGGATTAAGAAAATTAGCTGAAGGGGCAGAAAATAGAGATCCAATGTTAGTTAATTGGTCTCAAACATTTAAAAAAGCAAATCCTAAGGTTGTAGAAAAAATCGTTAATAACCTTATTATAAACGAATTTGCTGTTGGCGAAAAGGTAAGACAAGAAAAAATGCATGAACATGAAGTTGTTTTACCTAAATTAGCAGTTATCAGTCCAACATATGCATGTAATTTAAGATGTGTAGGTTGTTACGCTGGGTTATATGGTCATAAATATCAATTATCTAAAGATGAATTATTTAGTGTAATTAGACAATTTAATGAATTAGGTATATATTTCTTTGTAATTACTGGTGGAGAACCATTTATTTATCCACATTTATTTGAAATGTTAGAAGAATTCAACGATTCATATTTCATGATTTATACTAATGGTACTTTAATTGATGAAGAAAAAGCAAAGAGATTAGCCGAATTAGGTAATGCTACATTATCCATTTCAGTTGAAGGTTTTGAAGAAATGACTGACTGGAGAAGAGGTAAAGGTGTATTTAAGAAGGTATTAAATGCTTGGGAATTATTGACTAAATATGGCGTAATATATGGTGCATCAGTAACAGCAACAAGAAAAAATCACGATTTAATAATGAGCGATGAATTCTGGAATTTCTTAAAAGAAAATAATGTAGCTTATGTTTGGATTTATCAATTCATGCCTGTAGGTATGGATCCAACAATGGATCTTGTTCCAACCCCAGAACAAAGATATGAAAGATTTGAAGTTACTGAAAAGAAAAGACTTGGAGGAGAGTTTGCATTTGTTGCAGACTTCTGGAACCATGGTTTCTTAACTCATGGTTGTTTAGCAGCTGGAGCTAAATACTTACACATAAACGCTAAAGGATATGCAGAACCATGTGTATTCCAACAATTTGCTGTTGACAATATAAGAGAAAAATCAATTATAGAAATCATAAAATCTCCATTCTTTGAAGCATATAAGAGAACAATACCATATTCAAATAATTTATTCAGACCATGTCCAATTATTGATAATCCAAAGGTATTTAGATCAATGGTAAAGAAATTTAATGCTATTCCTCAACATCCTGGAAGTGAAAAAGTAGTTACTGAGTTAGCTCCAGAGATTGATAAATTAGCAGAAGGTTGGAAAGAATATGCAGAAAAATTATGGTATGAAAGAGGATATGCAGAAAAATATCCTTCTAAACGTGGAGTATATAATTACGAAACAAGAATGAAAAGATATGCTAATAACGAAGATAAATTAGCTTTAGATAAAAAAGGATAA